The following coding sequences are from one Caminibacter pacificus window:
- a CDS encoding HpcH/HpaI aldolase/citrate lyase family protein, translating to MIFEDISELEKIVENNDIQKALSLIKPPKKFPLAKTKKRSALMVSAHQVKHLNKIDSLPTDIIMLNLEDGVPKDKKEIARVMIGVFLSHIEKIDKEIVIRVNALDEGGKKDIEFLEKFNFNAFRIPKVRSIEDIDDVFMKTEKEIHASIETKEAFFNLKELKHPKLTTFYIGIYDLLNELKISHSVIDLNNPLIHRILSDFTLTARYLNITPIGFVYQQYKDLEGFKNWCLLQKNLGMQGVGCITPAQCQIANKIFDEDLEFAKMIVKRFESEGPFTIDGLFVDEPIYKNYLQMLDNS from the coding sequence ATGATTTTCGAAGATATAAGCGAACTCGAAAAAATAGTAGAAAACAACGACATTCAAAAAGCCCTAAGCCTCATAAAACCTCCCAAAAAATTTCCTCTTGCAAAAACAAAAAAACGCTCGGCTTTAATGGTAAGCGCACATCAAGTCAAACACTTAAACAAAATCGACTCTCTCCCGACAGATATAATCATGCTAAACCTTGAAGACGGAGTCCCGAAAGATAAAAAAGAGATAGCAAGGGTAATGATAGGCGTATTTTTAAGCCATATTGAAAAAATCGATAAAGAGATAGTCATAAGAGTAAACGCGCTTGATGAGGGAGGAAAAAAAGATATCGAATTTTTAGAAAAATTCAACTTCAACGCTTTTAGAATCCCAAAAGTCAGAAGTATAGAAGATATCGACGATGTATTTATGAAAACCGAAAAAGAAATCCACGCCTCAATCGAAACCAAAGAAGCCTTTTTTAACCTAAAAGAGCTAAAACACCCGAAACTTACAACTTTTTATATAGGAATATACGACCTTCTAAACGAACTGAAAATCTCTCATAGCGTGATAGATTTAAATAATCCTTTGATTCATAGAATCTTAAGTGATTTTACTCTAACGGCGAGATATCTGAATATAACCCCGATAGGTTTTGTTTATCAACAATACAAAGACTTGGAAGGGTTTAAAAATTGGTGCTTGCTTCAAAAAAACTTGGGAATGCAAGGTGTGGGATGTATCACCCCGGCCCAATGCCAAATAGCCAATAAAATATTTGACGAAGACTTGGAATTTGCAAAAATGATAGTTAAAAGGTTTGAGAGTGAAGGTCCTTTTACTATCGACGGATTATTCGTCGATGAGCCTATTTATAAAAACTATTTGCAAATGTTAGATAATTCATAA
- a CDS encoding type II toxin-antitoxin system VapC family toxin, with protein MDKIFLDTNIIIDLLDSKRKNHTKAKNLFIKLIENDFEVFISEDMITTIYYILKGNEKILEFFEKIIEEWNIVGFGKDTILESINYCKKHKTDLEDVLQCICAKNNGCELFITNDKKFINCGIKIVNYDFFNL; from the coding sequence ATGGATAAAATATTTTTAGATACGAATATTATTATAGACCTGCTTGATTCTAAAAGAAAAAACCACACTAAAGCAAAAAATCTTTTTATAAAATTAATCGAAAACGACTTTGAAGTTTTTATAAGTGAAGATATGATAACGACAATCTATTATATTCTAAAAGGTAATGAAAAAATTTTAGAGTTTTTTGAAAAAATAATAGAAGAATGGAATATCGTAGGATTCGGTAAAGACACTATATTAGAAAGTATAAATTATTGCAAAAAACACAAAACCGACTTGGAAGACGTTTTACAATGTATTTGTGCTAAAAATAACGGATGTGAACTATTTATTACCAATGACAAAAAATTTATAAACTGCGGTATAAAAATTGTAAATTACGATTTTTTTAATCTTTAA
- a CDS encoding LysE family translocator, translating into MFWFIPLVIFLAVAIFSPGPNNVIAMSVGFNYGFKRVIPHLLAVVVGFSIMLFVVGIGIKELILKYQSAFEVMKYLCSFYLLYLAYKIATSKPNLNTNEAKPITFKESLLFQVINPKSWIAALSIVTIYLPKDNFLAALFITIIISDILIVLAISTWAVLGKSFNKIFKSEKTTKIFNFSMAILLVVSVLMILFVE; encoded by the coding sequence ATGTTTTGGTTTATTCCTCTTGTAATATTTTTAGCGGTTGCTATTTTTTCTCCTGGTCCCAATAATGTAATTGCTATGAGTGTCGGGTTTAACTATGGGTTTAAAAGAGTTATTCCTCATCTTTTGGCGGTGGTGGTCGGATTTTCTATTATGCTTTTTGTGGTAGGTATCGGGATAAAAGAGCTTATTTTAAAATACCAAAGTGCATTTGAAGTAATGAAGTATTTGTGTAGTTTTTATCTTTTATATCTTGCATACAAAATCGCAACTTCAAAGCCGAACTTAAATACAAACGAAGCAAAGCCCATAACTTTTAAAGAATCCTTGCTTTTTCAAGTTATTAATCCTAAATCCTGGATTGCGGCACTATCTATTGTTACAATCTATTTGCCAAAAGATAATTTTTTAGCGGCTTTATTCATTACGATAATAATTTCGGATATTTTGATAGTATTGGCGATATCTACATGGGCGGTGCTTGGTAAAAGTTTTAATAAGATATTCAAAAGTGAAAAAACTACAAAAATTTTTAATTTTTCTATGGCGATACTTCTTGTCGTATCTGTCTTGATGATATTGTTTGTGGAGTAA
- a CDS encoding LysE family translocator, with product MDLHNYLGYLIISILTITSPGAAILLAINNSMKYDLRAVVFSSLGNILGLFLLSLVAMFGVGVLIKTSDMFFWILKIIGAIYLIYLGVKHMISGHKEFHLSQTNEHIRNYNPKKVFIKGFLVAATNPKPILFFTAIFPLFLSTNHPVVLQFFIMTFTFMVISFVSLMTYGLISKHAKAWFFDEKSLEWFYKISGAVFVLMGIGMLFIKK from the coding sequence ATGGATTTACATAATTATTTGGGGTATTTAATTATTTCGATTTTGACTATTACAAGTCCGGGAGCGGCAATTCTACTTGCAATCAATAATTCAATGAAGTATGATTTAAGAGCTGTTGTCTTTTCAAGTCTTGGAAATATTTTGGGGCTATTTTTATTATCGTTAGTTGCAATGTTTGGTGTTGGAGTATTAATTAAAACATCCGATATGTTTTTTTGGATTTTAAAAATTATAGGAGCTATTTATCTTATTTATCTTGGAGTAAAACATATGATAAGTGGTCATAAAGAATTCCATTTGAGCCAAACAAATGAGCATATAAGAAATTATAATCCAAAAAAAGTTTTCATTAAAGGATTTCTTGTAGCCGCTACGAATCCGAAACCTATACTGTTTTTTACGGCAATTTTTCCATTATTTTTATCAACGAATCATCCGGTTGTGTTGCAATTTTTTATAATGACGTTTACTTTTATGGTTATTTCTTTTGTTTCTCTTATGACTTATGGTCTTATTTCCAAACATGCAAAAGCCTGGTTTTTCGATGAAAAAAGTTTGGAATGGTTTTATAAAATATCGGGAGCAGTATTCGTATTAATGGGTATTGGGATGTTGTTTATTAAAAAATAA
- a CDS encoding proton-conducting transporter membrane subunit has protein sequence MFSLNPLSMLFLFLILLGVIPNLFYMTGYLSHIKRKTHFLIHYFTFIFSMTGVVLSNEILPFLFFWELMSLASWQLILTEPTDEAIKAARFYFFMTHFGFVFILLFFLMLGGDSLFTNFETLKELAADFKYPTLLFLLITVGFLSKAGVVPLHVWLPYAHPAAPSPVSALMSGIMLKIAIYAFLRFLFIIPNWQIEWGVIILALGAISSLVGVLYAIASHDIKALLANHSIENIGIILIGIGVGMIFTYLKLPALAAFAFIAAVYHTLNHMSFKSLLFMSAGSVLYATQTKHIESYGGLIKLMPITAFMFLIAAISISALPPTNGFLSEWMIFQSMLSSSGIDNLVLKLSFPFAIFALALTGGLAIACFVKAFGITFLGLARSENAKHAKEVNKLMLTGQILMAGVVISLMLFMPFFIKIINYSLPITDIYHKLFQNIWVMHSLNSNGAVAPLLILAGLIIVVFAIYAFYKYLNPKIRIYHTWACGYNTNAKSQYSATGFAGPIRRFFEWLYRPEVHTHTQTISGHKTKFTSSLYEVHIKPLFEKSLYDNVVKGLNFLSYFVYKLSHFERHRYSSLIFMLLIFALFSFRVFYKEISWGNIVLEVIVMSIFYKFLFGENK, from the coding sequence ATGTTTAGTTTGAATCCACTCTCAATGTTGTTTCTTTTTTTAATACTTCTTGGAGTAATTCCAAATCTTTTTTATATGACGGGATATTTATCTCATATAAAAAGAAAAACTCATTTTTTAATTCATTATTTTACGTTCATATTTTCAATGACAGGTGTCGTACTATCAAATGAAATACTTCCGTTTTTGTTTTTTTGGGAGCTTATGAGCCTTGCAAGCTGGCAGTTAATTTTAACTGAACCTACCGACGAAGCGATAAAAGCCGCAAGATTTTATTTTTTTATGACTCATTTCGGATTTGTATTTATTCTGCTTTTCTTTTTAATGCTCGGGGGAGATTCTTTATTTACAAATTTTGAAACTTTAAAAGAATTAGCGGCTGATTTTAAATACCCAACTTTACTCTTTTTACTTATAACCGTAGGATTTTTAAGCAAAGCCGGAGTCGTGCCGCTGCATGTATGGCTGCCTTACGCCCATCCGGCTGCACCTTCTCCAGTATCTGCTCTCATGAGTGGGATTATGCTAAAGATTGCAATTTATGCGTTTTTGAGATTTCTCTTTATTATTCCAAACTGGCAGATTGAATGGGGAGTGATTATTTTAGCATTAGGAGCTATTTCGAGCCTTGTCGGGGTATTGTATGCCATTGCAAGCCATGACATAAAAGCACTTCTTGCGAATCATTCAATTGAAAATATAGGAATTATCCTTATAGGGATCGGGGTTGGTATGATTTTTACATACCTTAAACTCCCTGCTCTTGCAGCATTTGCGTTTATTGCAGCAGTATATCACACGTTAAATCATATGAGTTTTAAATCTCTTCTTTTTATGAGTGCCGGAAGCGTTTTATATGCCACCCAAACAAAACATATAGAAAGCTACGGAGGACTTATAAAACTTATGCCGATTACCGCGTTTATGTTTTTAATAGCGGCTATTTCAATCTCTGCACTCCCTCCTACAAACGGATTTTTGAGTGAGTGGATGATATTCCAATCAATGCTTAGCTCAAGCGGTATTGACAATCTTGTACTAAAACTCTCTTTTCCTTTTGCGATTTTTGCATTGGCTCTAACCGGTGGACTTGCGATAGCTTGTTTTGTAAAGGCGTTTGGTATTACTTTTTTAGGTCTTGCAAGAAGCGAAAATGCAAAACACGCAAAAGAAGTAAACAAATTAATGCTGACAGGGCAGATTCTTATGGCTGGGGTTGTAATTTCGCTTATGCTTTTTATGCCGTTTTTTATAAAAATTATTAACTATTCTTTACCAATTACAGATATTTATCACAAACTTTTTCAAAATATTTGGGTGATGCACTCACTAAATTCAAACGGAGCGGTTGCTCCTCTTTTAATCTTAGCTGGACTTATAATTGTCGTTTTTGCGATATATGCGTTTTATAAATACCTAAATCCAAAAATTAGAATCTATCACACATGGGCTTGTGGATACAATACAAATGCAAAATCTCAATACTCAGCAACAGGTTTTGCAGGACCTATCAGAAGATTTTTTGAATGGCTTTATCGCCCGGAAGTTCATACTCATACTCAAACGATTTCAGGACATAAAACCAAATTTACGTCATCACTTTATGAAGTACATATAAAACCGCTTTTTGAAAAAAGTTTATACGACAATGTAGTAAAAGGACTGAATTTTCTAAGTTATTTTGTATATAAGCTCTCTCATTTTGAAAGACACAGATATTCAAGCCTTATTTTTATGCTTTTGATATTTGCCCTATTTAGTTTCAGAGTATTTTACAAAGAAATCAGTTGGGGAAATATTGTACTCGAAGTAATTGTAATGTCAATTTTTTATAAATTCTTATTCGGAGAAAACAAATGA
- a CDS encoding respiratory chain complex I subunit 1 family protein, with protein sequence MINYILTILIIFLIAPFLLGLTKSIKMFLLFKKPMSPFQPYIDFAKLIHKELVYAKESSLISRIAVFMILAPIVVVVFLMPPVFHGSFYISFIDAFTITGLLSLSTFFLMLLGLDSASAFGGIGSSREAFISALVEPAMILTIFSISLIGQSIGISKAVLNLNDYFDINHAASFVLAAISFFIILIAENGRIPVDNPETHLELTMVHEAMILESTGADLALIEMASALKFAIFATLFVSLFLPFGVNLCWCLAVTVFILKLILVSVAVALIEVNTAKLRLFKVPNLLGIAIIFGFLSLFIYYVVGE encoded by the coding sequence ATGATAAACTATATCTTGACAATTCTCATTATCTTTTTAATAGCTCCGTTTTTATTAGGGCTTACAAAATCAATAAAAATGTTTTTGCTATTTAAAAAACCAATGAGCCCATTTCAGCCGTATATAGATTTTGCAAAACTTATTCATAAAGAGCTTGTTTACGCAAAAGAATCGAGTCTAATAAGCAGAATTGCCGTATTTATGATTTTAGCTCCTATTGTAGTGGTCGTATTTTTAATGCCACCGGTTTTTCATGGAAGTTTTTACATCTCATTCATCGACGCATTTACCATTACCGGACTTTTATCTCTTTCAACGTTTTTCTTAATGCTTTTAGGGCTTGACAGTGCAAGTGCGTTCGGAGGAATAGGTAGCAGTAGAGAAGCTTTTATTTCGGCACTTGTTGAACCTGCTATGATTTTAACGATTTTCAGCATTTCACTAATCGGACAAAGTATAGGAATCAGTAAAGCCGTTTTGAACCTGAACGACTATTTTGACATAAACCACGCGGCAAGTTTTGTATTAGCAGCTATTAGCTTTTTTATTATCCTGATTGCGGAAAACGGGAGAATTCCTGTTGACAACCCGGAAACTCATCTTGAGCTTACAATGGTGCATGAAGCTATGATTCTTGAGAGTACAGGTGCCGATTTGGCGTTAATCGAAATGGCAAGTGCTCTTAAATTTGCAATTTTCGCAACTCTTTTTGTTAGTCTCTTTTTACCTTTTGGGGTGAATCTATGCTGGTGCCTGGCTGTTACGGTTTTTATTCTTAAACTTATTTTAGTATCGGTTGCAGTGGCTTTAATTGAAGTGAATACGGCAAAACTAAGACTTTTTAAAGTGCCGAATCTTCTTGGAATTGCGATAATTTTCGGATTTTTATCGCTATTTATCTATTATGTGGTGGGAGAGTAA
- a CDS encoding hydrogenase codes for MINVLIGFFIAVLIASLFTNRLFRLYFWYGLNSLILGSIAIVIGKYLGSKELVIMGTLTIVIKFLIIPLVLKKITVRFKINRDITPIIKIQYLTIIVPIVLVFTYYLITPVLNSFTTHPNFVAISISSLFLSLLLIMEHKKMIAKIMGFLFIENSLFLLGIVATNGMPSLIELGVFFDLMMFILIINLLFKYQGE; via the coding sequence ATGATAAACGTATTAATAGGCTTTTTTATTGCCGTACTTATTGCTTCGCTTTTTACAAACAGACTCTTTAGACTCTATTTTTGGTACGGACTTAATTCTTTGATTTTAGGAAGTATTGCAATAGTAATCGGAAAATACTTAGGAAGTAAAGAACTGGTAATTATGGGAACACTAACAATAGTTATAAAATTTTTGATTATTCCTTTAGTACTTAAAAAAATAACCGTAAGATTTAAAATCAACAGAGACATAACTCCAATTATAAAAATTCAGTATCTAACGATAATAGTCCCTATTGTTTTGGTGTTTACATATTATCTGATTACGCCTGTTTTAAATTCTTTCACAACACATCCGAATTTTGTGGCAATTTCAATAAGCTCGCTTTTTCTTTCACTTCTTTTAATAATGGAACACAAAAAAATGATTGCAAAAATTATGGGCTTTTTATTTATTGAAAACTCTTTGTTTTTACTCGGAATTGTCGCAACAAACGGAATGCCTTCACTTATTGAACTTGGAGTATTTTTTGATTTGATGATGTTTATTTTAATTATCAACCTACTTTTTAAATATCAAGGAGAATAG
- a CDS encoding proton-conducting transporter membrane subunit, with the protein MEFLFAPPLIVFILSYFKISRTLMAFIASTIFFGVIYTVTHPFINDYFYIDKLGSFVLVVSSIVAVAVFASMISLPDRIKLNKKSIKRFYRFFAVFWIGIIISILSNNMGLYWVGLEFATLSTVYMIKVKVSKEADIEAWRYLIVGAIAISLILFGIILIYAASKDVLGENAMNFYSLINNTQKINDYLFELGFIFVMIGMFIKMGFFPMNLWLADIERASVYQVGALFSGILESAIILGFFRFSMIEKHINYSHLIGIGYTYILITLFFVSFLIYRAKDFVRLFSLSGIEHMSLIALFWISGGYFAALLHFAAHAFMKPGLFISSQILEQNKKYIFKGTLKNLNKFAAFMIGAMFLGVISLPPSPMFFSEIYGFKAMIDIAKDSNYFFLMIGAVFILLILLSIIFYRFVHIYQDMQYIGDEKEKTVYKSEMIAILILFISTALLLLPQSFDFIEGIMK; encoded by the coding sequence ATGGAATTTCTTTTTGCGCCTCCGTTAATTGTATTTATTTTAAGTTATTTCAAAATAAGCAGAACCCTAATGGCTTTTATCGCTTCAACAATATTTTTCGGAGTAATCTATACGGTTACCCACCCTTTTATAAACGACTATTTTTATATTGATAAACTTGGAAGTTTTGTTCTTGTTGTATCTTCAATAGTAGCCGTTGCGGTTTTTGCTTCAATGATTTCTTTGCCAGATAGAATCAAACTTAATAAAAAATCAATCAAAAGGTTTTACAGATTCTTTGCGGTTTTTTGGATAGGAATAATTATCTCAATCCTTTCAAACAACATGGGGCTTTACTGGGTTGGGCTTGAATTTGCGACTTTATCAACCGTATATATGATAAAAGTAAAAGTTTCAAAAGAAGCGGACATTGAAGCGTGGAGATATCTGATAGTCGGAGCAATCGCAATTTCGCTTATTCTTTTTGGAATAATTTTAATTTACGCAGCGAGTAAAGATGTTTTGGGCGAAAATGCTATGAACTTTTACTCACTAATTAACAACACTCAAAAAATAAACGATTATCTTTTTGAGCTCGGGTTTATATTTGTAATGATAGGGATGTTTATTAAAATGGGCTTTTTTCCGATGAATTTGTGGCTGGCGGATATTGAAAGAGCTTCAGTTTATCAAGTCGGAGCACTCTTTAGCGGTATACTTGAGAGTGCGATAATTTTAGGATTCTTCAGGTTTTCAATGATAGAAAAACATATCAATTATTCCCATTTAATCGGAATCGGATACACTTATATCTTAATAACTCTCTTTTTTGTAAGTTTTTTAATCTACAGGGCGAAAGATTTTGTTCGTCTTTTTTCACTTTCCGGAATTGAACATATGAGTTTAATTGCTCTATTTTGGATAAGCGGAGGATATTTTGCGGCACTTCTTCATTTCGCCGCTCATGCTTTTATGAAACCGGGTCTTTTTATAAGCTCACAGATTTTAGAACAAAACAAAAAATATATATTCAAAGGCACATTGAAAAATCTCAATAAATTTGCCGCTTTTATGATTGGTGCTATGTTTTTAGGGGTGATTTCCCTTCCTCCAAGCCCTATGTTTTTCAGTGAAATATACGGATTTAAAGCGATGATTGACATTGCAAAAGATTCAAATTATTTCTTTTTAATGATTGGAGCCGTTTTTATTCTTTTAATACTCCTTAGCATTATATTTTACAGATTCGTTCATATTTATCAGGATATGCAATACATTGGAGATGAAAAAGAAAAAACAGTTTATAAAAGCGAAATGATTGCGATTCTAATTCTTTTTATTTCAACCGCCTTGCTTTTACTTCCACAAAGTTTTGATTTTATTGAAGGGATTATGAAATGA
- a CDS encoding NADH-quinone oxidoreductase subunit C produces the protein MRLIARFALDKLDNFEIIDVYDNKIERQSVDKKNPTVKSLMPKYPSAIWMERKIRDEFGIEFEGAFDNRPLVKHERFPKHIYPLRKDFNKKEIDFTVFTPYKYEEIEGDNVFVVPVGPIHAGIIEPGHFQFSQAGEEILHLEVRHYYKYRGIEKMVENKIPQEIKKIVERISGNESIAYQIAFMDILAQASESEIPNSLKQKYFTLLELERIIHHLTDLGFIPNDAGFGAALAFMSKLAEDARRVMAKITGHRFGFGAIKEEVEIDYQELTKFIDYLKKEVEFFEDWINVIASLWDRFNTTGALSRQKAVKYGVVGVAARASGIEIDVRNNLFYKNFGYKMQLGNKGEVSDRFRVRIKEVLNSIEMIKNFKTDKKEKLILNNFKDGEYMSFVESSIGELFMYMKIKEGIVDRFYVRDPSHINWQAFHTTIYKDIIADFPLINKSFDLSYAGNDL, from the coding sequence ATGAGATTAATTGCCAGATTTGCACTTGATAAGTTAGATAACTTTGAAATAATTGATGTTTATGACAATAAAATCGAACGCCAAAGCGTAGATAAAAAAAATCCGACAGTTAAATCACTTATGCCAAAATACCCCTCAGCCATTTGGATGGAGAGAAAAATAAGAGATGAGTTCGGAATAGAATTTGAAGGGGCGTTTGACAATAGACCTCTTGTAAAACACGAAAGATTTCCAAAACACATCTATCCTTTAAGAAAAGATTTTAATAAAAAAGAGATTGATTTCACGGTATTCACTCCTTACAAATACGAAGAAATCGAAGGAGATAACGTCTTTGTAGTACCTGTGGGACCAATTCATGCAGGAATTATAGAACCAGGACATTTTCAGTTTTCCCAAGCAGGTGAAGAGATACTTCATCTTGAAGTTAGGCACTATTACAAGTACCGCGGAATTGAAAAAATGGTTGAAAACAAAATTCCTCAAGAAATCAAAAAAATAGTTGAAAGAATCAGCGGAAATGAAAGCATTGCCTATCAAATTGCCTTTATGGATATTTTAGCTCAAGCAAGCGAAAGTGAAATTCCGAATTCCCTTAAACAAAAATATTTTACTCTTCTTGAACTTGAAAGAATTATTCATCACTTAACTGATTTAGGGTTTATACCAAATGACGCGGGATTTGGTGCTGCACTTGCATTTATGAGCAAATTAGCAGAAGATGCAAGAAGAGTTATGGCAAAAATCACGGGACACAGATTCGGATTCGGGGCGATAAAAGAGGAAGTTGAAATTGACTATCAAGAACTTACCAAATTTATAGATTATTTAAAAAAAGAAGTTGAGTTTTTTGAAGACTGGATAAACGTTATTGCAAGTTTATGGGACAGATTTAATACCACAGGGGCTTTAAGCAGACAAAAGGCTGTAAAATATGGAGTTGTGGGTGTGGCGGCGAGAGCCAGCGGAATTGAAATTGATGTGAGAAACAATCTTTTTTATAAAAACTTCGGATATAAAATGCAGCTTGGAAATAAAGGCGAAGTATCGGATAGATTTAGAGTAAGAATAAAAGAAGTTTTAAATTCAATTGAAATGATAAAAAATTTCAAAACCGATAAAAAAGAAAAACTGATACTTAATAACTTTAAAGACGGAGAATATATGAGTTTTGTAGAAAGCTCTATCGGTGAGCTTTTTATGTATATGAAAATTAAAGAAGGTATAGTCGACAGATTTTACGTACGTGACCCGTCACACATAAATTGGCAGGCGTTTCACACTACAATTTACAAAGATATTATTGCCGATTTTCCGCTTATTAATAAAAGTTTTGATTTAAGTTATGCCGGAAACGATTTATAA
- a CDS encoding NADH-quinone oxidoreductase subunit B family protein, whose product MLRFWEKRIKTGIVTENLEFDKELEEIKKQIKNKIKKHFAGSLAIRMVDSGSCNACEAECNALSNPYYDLERLGIHFVASPRHADVMFLSGVMTMNMYHHAIDCYNQMPSPKWVIAIGDCVKDLGVFEKTYAIKGNDLNIDYFIPGCPPNPKDIIKGLLEFLKTFE is encoded by the coding sequence ATGCTAAGATTCTGGGAAAAAAGAATTAAAACGGGAATAGTTACCGAAAATTTAGAATTTGACAAAGAACTTGAAGAAATTAAAAAACAGATAAAAAACAAAATCAAAAAACATTTTGCCGGAAGCCTGGCAATAAGAATGGTTGACAGCGGAAGCTGTAACGCATGCGAAGCCGAATGTAACGCTTTAAGCAACCCCTATTATGACTTAGAGAGACTCGGAATACATTTTGTAGCAAGCCCGAGACACGCGGACGTTATGTTTTTAAGCGGTGTAATGACTATGAATATGTACCATCATGCAATAGACTGTTATAACCAGATGCCATCACCTAAATGGGTAATTGCAATAGGAGATTGTGTAAAAGATTTGGGAGTTTTTGAAAAAACATACGCAATAAAAGGAAATGATTTAAACATAGACTATTTTATCCCGGGTTGTCCTCCAAACCCGAAAGATATAATAAAAGGACTTTTGGAATTTTTAAAAACTTTTGAATAA
- a CDS encoding acyl-CoA thioesterase, whose product MKPKIYEKKIVVSKEDIDFNGHVNNLKYLEWMINIAMEHSTYEGFGVEYYKTHGVSWVARKHCIEYKLPAFEGDELVLKTWIDEVKKLLVIRKYEIYKNDKLITHGFSEWVFVDFKTQRPKRIPEDIVKNFFVD is encoded by the coding sequence ATGAAACCTAAAATTTACGAAAAAAAAATTGTCGTATCAAAAGAAGATATCGATTTTAACGGGCACGTTAATAACCTGAAATATCTCGAATGGATGATAAATATTGCAATGGAACACTCCACCTATGAGGGCTTCGGTGTTGAATACTATAAAACACACGGAGTCAGCTGGGTTGCGAGAAAACACTGCATAGAATATAAACTTCCGGCGTTTGAGGGGGACGAGCTTGTTTTGAAAACATGGATTGATGAGGTTAAAAAGCTGCTTGTAATCAGAAAATATGAAATCTATAAAAACGACAAACTCATTACCCACGGCTTTAGCGAATGGGTTTTTGTGGATTTTAAAACCCAAAGACCGAAGAGAATTCCGGAAGATATTGTAAAAAATTTTTTTGTGGATTAG